TCATAGCATTATTATTTGCACTACGTATTCGTGATCAAGATGCAATGTCAAAAGGGAATAATAAACCGTTACCGACAGTAAAAGAAGTGCGAGAAAAAGAAGTTGTCAATGAATGAGGATGTATATAAATTTCATTATAGAAGACGCAATACTTTAAGACAAATAAAATAGATTTCTTGCAAGTTCTTCTGAATAGTAGAAGTGATATACATTGGCAATAAAAAGGAGAGAGTTTACATGGTAGATTGGAAAGTTGTAGATTCAGTACCAAAACTTAATGAGCATAACTGTCAAATTTGGTGGGCGCGAATTTCAGACTTACAATCATGGCATTATAGTTTATTAAACGAAGCAGAGCGTGAGAAGGCAAATTCATTCCATTATTCGGCCGATCGAGCACGATTTGTTATCGGTTGTGTGATTAGTAGATTGGTACTTGGGGAGCAACTTACCATGTCACCACTGCAAGTACCGATAGATCGGACATGTTCAGTTTGTAAACTTCCTCATGGAAGGCCACAATTACCAGAAGGGATGCCTCAGTTATCTGTATCGCACTCAGGAGAACGTATTGGCGTAGCGTTCACATTATCAACACCTGTTGGTATAGACGTTGAGCAAATGACCTCTAATATAGATGTAATAACAATGGCAACAGGGGTATTAACAGATATTGAAATTGCCCAAGTTATGAAGTTACCATCTGAAAGGAAACGTGAAGGGTTTTTAACGTATTGGACTCGGAAGGAAGCGATACTGAAGGCGACAGGAGAGGGGCTTATGATATCTCCGGCAGATCTTACTGTATCTTCTCCTGATGATTCTCCGAATTTACTTATTTTTAAGGATAGAAAAGAAATTGTAAAAAATACAGTGATGAGAGATTTAAAACCAGGCTTGGGATATGTTGCTTCACTTGCTTTGTTAAGTAAAGAGGTGACTGAAATTCATCAGTTAGATGCGGGACCACTTTTATCCCTACAGTAACTGCCCGTAAAAGCCCGATTGGTGTGGGCTAATAATCAGTGGGAGATGGAAAAAAACCACTGATTAAAGCTTCGCTTTATACCATCGTTAAGCTAAGAAAAAGGTTTATTAAGTAGCAATTTTAATTAAAATTAATTATAGAAGAGGTGTTCGTCATGTTAGTAGCGGAAAATAGAAGAAGTGAATTATCTAATAATGCGAAAGCAATTCAGAGTGTTTTATTTTCTGGAGATACATCATCAATTACAACTTTAGAAAATCTTTTAAAAGATACAGTACAGTTCAATGTTATTGAACAAGAAATGTTAGAAAGAAAGTATATTCCGAAAGAAGTAAGAAACTTTTTTGACGGAAATGGAACATTTCTTTACAGAGTATCTAATGTTAGCTACAAAGGAAAGGTGTTATCTGAAAATCTAATTTTTGCGGATACCTCAAGTTTACCAAATCAAATAAAAAGAGAACTAGAGGGTGGAAACACTCCTATTGAAGAACTAATAGAACAGATGGAAACGAGAAGAAATATGTTATATCAAGGGTATCAACCTTCGGGACATATTCTTGAATTATTTGATGGCTGTTCCGTTGAGGCAAACATATATCCGACTAGAAAATATCAAATTGTAAGTAACTGCAAATGCTTGTTTTATGTTTGTGAAGTTTATCATGCGGAGAACATATATGAATTACTAGGATAAGTTTTAATATAAATAATAAACCAGCCTATCAAAAGGCTGGTTTTATTTTTACTTTACAGCTTCTTTTAATTCTTTTCCAGCTTTAAATGCTGGTACTTTCCCTGCAGCGATTTGAATTTCTTCACCTGTTTGTGGATTACGTCCTGTACGAGCGGATCTTTCACGTACTTCGAATGTTCCGAATCCAATAAGTTGTACTTTATCACCAGTTTGTAAAGCATTTGTAATTGTGTCAAACACGGATTGAACAGCTGCAGAAGCGTCCTTTTGTGAAATATCGGCTGATTGAGCTACATTTTTAATTAATTCAGTTTTGTTCATTTTTCTCACCCCATAATAAATTATTTTGAATTGAATTGTTAGTATAATGAATGGAAAGAAAAAATAAGATTCACTAATTAAAAGAATAATTGAATCGTATTGTTATCTTAATTTCGTTGAAAGAAGCAGAATCCCTGCTAAGTATAAGGGAATTTATCATTTTCACTGATTTATCCTCTTGTAAATGAAGGGAAGATGAGGATAGTTCAATTTAATTGTTATATAAATAAAAAATTGTAAAATGAAATGAAAGGGGAGGTGTATAGCTATGATTTTTCGTAATAAGAATGAGGAAGAAATTATATTAATCCGTCAACATGATCATGGATTTTTAGCAGGAGAAATTGCGAACTATATGAAAGAGGATTTTTTTGAAGATAGCGCGTATTTAAAAGAAAGCACAGATGCCATTTATGAGCATGATAGAGGATGGATTGGACTTGATAAAACACCAATTTGGAACGATGCAAAAAATGTACCGTATACGTTTATGGATTGCCCAAGCTCATTAAGATTTGTTTTTTATAAGATAGGTTTGAACGAGATTGAGAATTCGAATCCATACGGTGCATTGCTTTGTAGTAAGCATTTTATATCATTTCCACTGAATCAAGAAGATGAAGAGATGATATCTTTCTATAAGCAAGAATTGGATCGTCAAAAAAGAATTTTGAAAACGTTAACAATAAAGCAACATGAAATGTTTGATAAACATTATAAACTTTTAAAGTTTTGTGATGAGCTATCTTTATATGCATGTATGAATAAACCTGGTGTAAAGAAGAAAGACGAGATTGCTTTATTTAAAGGTGGGTTTGAAGGGACAGAAATTTTTAATGAAAATACTGATGAACCTTTAAAAGCTGAGTGGATAGATGAGCAAAACATTCGAATTACACCGTTTCCGTTTAAATCCGAATTTGAAACATATGTAAAATATAAGTCTCTAAATACAAGCCTGATAGAAGAAATGGGGATTGTGAAAGCCGATATAGAATCGGAAATCCAAAAACAAGAGCTATATTTTATAAAATAAAGAGGAGCGTTTAGAATGAAAGATTATATTATAAAACAATTTGATTATCATGTATGGGCAAATGCACGCATATTCGATCGCTTAAAAGAGTTACCAGCTTCTATTTATCAAGAAGAGATACAAAGCGTATTTCTGTCTATTAAAGATACTTTAGTGCATATTTATATTGTCGATCAAGTATGGTTACATATTTTGAATGGCAAAAGTATGAGTAAGGCCATTCAAGGTCGAGAACAATTGCAAAAACAAATTGAAACGAAAACAATGGATGAATTAGAAATACTGTTTTCTGATGTAGCAAAACAGTATAAAGAATTTCTAAATGAACAAAAAGATGTAAGTGAGGTATTTGTTATTGAGAATCCATACGTAGGAAAATTAGAAACTTCTAAATTAGAGTTAGTACAGCATGTTGTAAATCATGGTACATACCATAGAGGAAATATAACAGCTATGATACGCCAACTTGGATATACATCTACAATGACTGATTTTGTACTTTATTTGCATTCAGTTCAGAAGGGTTTGTAGGCAGCGAGTAACAAAAAGTTAGGAAGAAGCAGAGACTTTAACTGTAAAAGTTTCTGCTTCTTTTTAGTTCAAAGCGTTAAGTTATTTCTTAGGAAGCCTTATTTTCTTGTAATTGCTTAGCGTATTGAACAGCTTTATATGCATTCACTCTACCGTTTTTCCAGTACGTACCTGTACCACTAATTTTGTCAGAAGTTGTTTCGATAATTTGACGGATTTGAGTATTATTATAGCCTTGGTTTGCTAGAAGAGCTGCAACTCCTGCTACATGAGGGGTTGCCATAGATGTTCCACTTAATGATTGATATGCGCTTCCTTTATAGGTTGAATATATATTTGAACCTGGAGCTGCGACGTCTACCCAGCTACCATAAGTAGAAAATGAAGATTTTCTATCTGATTGATCTGTTGAGGCTACAGCAATTACCTCATTGTAATAAGCTGGATAATTCGCTTTTGTGTTTCCAGCATTACCTGCGGCAGCAACAATAACAGCCCCTTTATTCCACGCATATTGAACAGCTTGTTGTAAAGAAGTACCACCATTTGGAGCACCTAAACTTAAACTAATTACTTTCGCACCTGAATCAGCAGCTTCTCTAATGCCTTGAGCTACAGCATCGAGAGTACCGCTACCTTGATTATCTAATACACGAACGGCATAAATTGAAGTTTGAGGAGCAACACCAGCAATACCAACATTATTATTCGTTAGAGCACCAGTAATACCAGCGCAATGCGTACCGTGACCATTACCATCATCAGATGCACTGTCATTATCAACATAATCATGTCCGTATATAACTTTAGAAGCTAAATCAGGATGTGAGCCCTGGACACCTGTATCAATAATCGCTACTTTTACACCAGGATCGCTTCGTTGACTATCCCAAGCTTGTGGAGCTTGAATTTTTTGTAATCCATATTGATTTTTAAAATATGGGTCATTGGGAGTCCAAAAGGCGTGAACGTAATAATTCGGTTCTGCGTATTCTACATCAGGATTATTTTTATAACTTTTTATTTTTTCTTTGACAGTTCCTTTTGTAAATTGAACGACTTCAAAGCCTAATTTATCATCTTTAGATAAAACGTTTGTACCAACAGACTTATGAAATGATTGCACATCTCCTAAAGATGTATTTTGTTTGAACTTAACGATTAGTTGGTTAGGAACGTAATCGGTAGATGTTGTTTCAGCACTTGAAGTATTCGTGTCAAAAAAGAAAGCTCCAAAAATAAATGAAAAAACAGATAGGAAAACAATGATTTTGTTTTTCAAAAGATTTTTCCTCCCTTTTCTTGGGTGAATTTTTTCTGCGACTTCTTTTAATGTCGCATTCCTTTTCAACTATATAGTTAGACCATACGATTTATGACTTTTATATGAAAAATTTTTAGAGGTATAAAGTGAAGCTAACTTTGATATAAATGTATTTTTATCTATATCAAATAGTAAAAAGGGAGGATAAAAGTAAAAGGAATGCTCATTATTTATGAGTCATTCCTTTTAGAAATGTATTAACTTACATGTTTTTTATTTAATTCTTTCAATTTCTCTGCCTGTAAAAAGCGATTTGTTTCAGCTACGACTATACCACTTAACCCAATAAGACCAATTAAATTTGGAATCGCCATAAGTCCGTTTGCGATATCAGCAAATGTCCATACAATACCTAGTTTTAAATTAGCACCAATAGCAATCATTATGATAAAAATCGCTTTATAATATCGTACGGCACCTTCTCCAAATAAATATGCTACACATTTCTCACCGTAATAAGACCATCCTAAAATAGTAGAGTAGGCGAATAATATGATTGCAACACCAAGAATCATACTACCAGCAGTACCAAATACGGATTGGAATGCAAGTGTTGTAGCTTCAACACCAGTTTTACCAGATTTCCATGCTCCTGTCGTAATTAATACAAGACCGGTAATTGTACATACAATAAATGTATCTAGGAAAGTACCTGTCATCGATACGAGTGCTTGTTTTGCAGGTGAATCTGTTTTTGCAGCAGCAGCAGCGATTGGGGCGCTTCCTAAACCAGCTTCGTTAGCGAATACGCCTCGGGCCATTCCGATTTGAATAGCAGAAGCAACTGTTGCACCAATAAAACCACCAGCAGCTGCAGTACCTTGAAATGCGCCAGAAAAAATAAGTGAAAATGCTTCTGGAATTTGATCAAAGTGATAGAAAATAATAATAAGACCAGCAATTATATAAAAGAAAGCTTTAATAGGAACGACAATTCCAGTAACTTTCCCGATTTTTTTCACACCGCCTAAAATAACAATAGCGATTAAAAATGACATTAATATACCAGTTAAAGAAGGGGGGAAAGAAAAGTTAATTCTCATTGCCTCCGCAACTGAATTAGATTGCACCATATTTCCGATACCGAAAGAAGCAGTTGTACCAAAAATAGCGAATAAAATAGCGAGCCATTTTTTCTCTAGACCACGTTCTAAATAATACATTGGTCCACCAGCGTATTCTCCGTTTTCATTGCTAACACGGTATTTCACCGCAAGAATTGCTTCGGCATATTTTGTTGCCATACCGAACAGGGCGGTAATCCACATCCAAAATATTGCACCGGGACCACCAATTGTAACAGCGGTTGCGACACCGGCTATATTTCCCATACCAATCGTCGCAGCCATAGCTGTCATGAGTGCTTGGAAGTGGCTAATATCCCCAGAAGAAGATGTATCTTCTGATTTTTTAAAAGCTAGTTTGTGAGCGTATAATAGTTTACTAAACTGTAAACCTTTTAGGCGCACTGTGAGAATGATTCCAGTTCCAACGAGTAGGAACAAAGTTGGTAACCCCCACACATACTGATTGATTTGTTCTAATACTTTACTTACTGTCTCCATTTTTATTCTCCTTTTTTAGAAAAAATAAAAACCACTTCAAGTAAATGAAATGGTCTCTGGAGAAACAAGGGATAGAAAAATAAACCGATACAAATCGGCATTTTCTTTCGCTTGTCTCTGTCCTTTTTACCTGAGAGATTATCCGCTAGTATAGCGGATTTGCTCCTTCGGCGCTCGTTTTCCTCCGCGCTATATAAAAGCGAGAGGGAGTCTCTCCAGAGATTCGTCCCCATGCAGTTCTACTTGTAACCAAGACCTGAGAGTTTCAAAGTTGATTTAGCAACTTTTTGCCCCGTCGGTAGATCAATCGATCTTCTCCTGAATGGTTCATCCGAATTATGTGATTAATAACTTATTGATTATGAAATAAGTTTACATAATCAATAAACACATTATAGGTTCATTATTAATGGATTGCAATCATTTTTTAGTTTAAGATAGTAAATAGGAGAATTAATTTTTCGTAATCCCTAATTTATCCTTTATTTCATTTAAAGTAGATAAAGCAGTGATTATATGTTGATCAGCAAGTCCTAAAGCGTGTTTCGTATTTTCTATAGCTTCGTTTAACGGAATTGAGTTATTACAGCCGTCTATAATTGATTCCGCTGCATCTTTCATGAAATTAGAAGCAGCAATAAATTCAGTTCTAAATTCATTCATTTTTTCTTTTAGAGCGGGAGTTGATATGCTGTCTTCAGCTTTAAAAGTATCCATCTCTTTCGCAAGAATCTCATATTGCTTTGAAACAGTATGCATAGTATTTACTATTTTATTTTTATCTATTGTATCCTGATTAGTATGTATTTCTTCCCATGATGGTAGCCAATCCTTCTCAATACTATCATTATACTTTGTAGTAAATTCATCGATTTTAGGCTTCAATTCTTTCCGAAAAGCTTGTGTATCGACTGTTTCTTTATTTGCTGTACGCTTCGGCTTTTGGTCGTGATGTAAGTAAAAAATAGTTCCGGCAATAATAAAGATAACAGGAACAACCAAAAACCATTTGTTTAAAAATAATTTCTTCACTTCATAATCCCTCCTAATAAAAACGAATCATTATAATATATAATAATAAAAAGATTGATATATGGTCAATTCATATTGATCTTTATTTTTTATACATTTAAAAAATGATTTAGAGGTATTGTATGTAAGTTTTGCAAGCAAAAAATGAGTGGGGAGACATTCAAGTATTAAATTGATAGATTTAATATTTTATATAATTTTATTATGTAAACAAAAAGAGAATAAGAGAGGTGAGAAAATGCAATTAACAGCAAAAGAAATCAATTTTGCAGAGACCACTTTTATTTTGTCAGGGAAACAAAGAAATAGTGGGTATGATGTCCGTATTTTTACACCAAATGAGGAGATTCCTTATGCCGGACACTCAGCGTTAGGAACAGCATTTGTGTTACGAAAAGAAATTCTTCAAGATAATGCAATGGAAAATGTTATATTACATTTTCTGGGTGGATCCGTCGAAGTGAATTTTCATGATGAAAAAAGTTTGTTATGGATGAAGCAAAATGAACCTAAGTTTGGAGTGAAAATAGATAGATATGTGATGGCAGACATATTAAATGTTGATGTTTCCCAAATAGACTGTCAGTATCCAATTCAAGAAGTATCAACGGGATTGCCTGTCATTCTCGTACCGTTGAAATCGTTAGTCGTGGCAAAGGAGGTACAAATAAATAAAGAGAAATATTTTGACCTAATTGAGAAGATAACGGCGAAAGGAATAATGGTATTTACTTCTGAAACGTATGAGGAAGTAAATGATCTTAATGTCCGTGATTTTGCAGAGTACTATGGTATTCCTGAAGATGCAGCAACAGGTAGTTCAAATGGGTGTTTAGCAGAGTATCTTGTAAAGTATCGTTACTTTGGAATAGATAAAATAAATATGCGTGTTGAACAAGGGTATGAGATAAAACGGCCATCGTTATTATATAAACACGCAGAAGAAGTAGGTGATAAAATTGATGTTTTTTGTAAGCGGAAAAGTGGAAAGTATTGCGAGAGGGAAATGGATCGTATCATAAGGGGGAATGAAAATGTTATTAAAAACAATATTTTGTAAGGTGGAAAAAGAGAAAAGGGATTTGTTTTCAAATGCCCAAGAAAAATGGTGTGATTTGAGGCATTTAGAGGGGTTTCATGGGCAATTTGGAGGCTGGGATGAAGATGAAGCTTGTGTATTTTCTGTTTGGGAAAGTATGCATACGTATCAGGCATTCATGAATGGAGTACACGATACTATTTTTTTAAATAGTAATCAAGAGGATACATATGTTTCTTGTGAAATAGAGAAATTTCAAACGTTATATGACATAACAAGTATTTCTTTTATGGATGCAGTTGCTAAAGGTTCATTTGTAAGAATCACAATTTGTGATGTGAAGAATGGAAATGAGCAACATTTTTTACATGTACAAGAAACGATTTGGAATAAAGGGATGGAAAATGTAGAAGGAATGTTAGGTGGCGTTGTAGGAAGATCGATTACAAACTCAAATCGTTACATAGTTCTATCTTATTGGCAAGGTAAAATGGCACATCAACGTTATGTAAAAGAAATTTTCCCGGCGTTATATAAGTTAGCTAATGTAAAAGAATATGTTGAAAATATAAATGGAAAGCAAGTTATATGCAATGAAGAATGGTCTATTGTAGGTTTGAAATAAAGTCACAGTGTTTATAAAAAGACTTCAAGTTTTAAATGAAGTTGATATAGAATGTTTGTTCTCGTGTAATTATTTGTGTAAAAGAACAAAAGGAGGTATTAAAATGAGTAAAGTTTTAAGATTTGAATTGCAAGTTCCAAATCCTGAAGAAGCAATTAAATTTTATACAAATAGTTTTGGTTGGAAGTTTGAAAAGATGCCTGGACCGCAAGATTATTGGTTTATTATTACGGGCGAGAATGATAGAGCTGGTATCGATGGTGGATTAATGAAGTCCCCTGATGGTGTTACCAGAACAACTAATTCAATTGAAGTACCTTCAATTGATGAATACATAAAAAAAGTTACTGAAAATGGTGGACAAGTAGTTGTATCTAAAACTGCTGTTCCTAATATGGGATACTTTGCTTATTGTTTAGATAATCAAGGACTTCTTTTTGGAATATCTGAAGCTAATACTGAAGCGTGAAAAATTAGGTGTTCTCGATAGTATTCTGATTTTTTTGAACAATATTGATCAAAGATGCTTTTTTATTTGCAAATAGTGATGTTTTCTACCAAAGGGCGTGATTATTGAACAACATAGTTAGAAAATGCCCCCCCCTTTTTATAAAACCAAATCTTAATTCTTTTTTGTTTACAAAATACTGTGGATTATTCAGATGCGTTTAATTAAACTGTATTCCAAAATTACATTTGTATATTAACTATGAAAAAAGTAAATAAATGATGTTATATGCAGGAAATATTCATTTGGCCGCAATATAGTTTAAGGTGAAAAGGAAAAGAAGACCAATTATTTTCTTATAAACATGTAATTAATTGAAGACGTCATATACCCTTTCATGTTAATATATTTAAGTTATAATAGGAGGCTTACCCTTTTGTATTGTACGGTAGAAGCAGTGTGAGCTTGAAATTTTTAAAGAAAAGGATGTGCCT
The DNA window shown above is from Bacillus clarus and carries:
- a CDS encoding 4'-phosphopantetheinyl transferase family protein; translation: MVDWKVVDSVPKLNEHNCQIWWARISDLQSWHYSLLNEAEREKANSFHYSADRARFVIGCVISRLVLGEQLTMSPLQVPIDRTCSVCKLPHGRPQLPEGMPQLSVSHSGERIGVAFTLSTPVGIDVEQMTSNIDVITMATGVLTDIEIAQVMKLPSERKREGFLTYWTRKEAILKATGEGLMISPADLTVSSPDDSPNLLIFKDRKEIVKNTVMRDLKPGLGYVASLALLSKEVTEIHQLDAGPLLSLQ
- a CDS encoding HU family DNA-binding protein, whose amino-acid sequence is MNKTELIKNVAQSADISQKDASAAVQSVFDTITNALQTGDKVQLIGFGTFEVRERSARTGRNPQTGEEIQIAAGKVPAFKAGKELKEAVK
- a CDS encoding DUF3891 family protein, with protein sequence MIFRNKNEEEIILIRQHDHGFLAGEIANYMKEDFFEDSAYLKESTDAIYEHDRGWIGLDKTPIWNDAKNVPYTFMDCPSSLRFVFYKIGLNEIENSNPYGALLCSKHFISFPLNQEDEEMISFYKQELDRQKRILKTLTIKQHEMFDKHYKLLKFCDELSLYACMNKPGVKKKDEIALFKGGFEGTEIFNENTDEPLKAEWIDEQNIRITPFPFKSEFETYVKYKSLNTSLIEEMGIVKADIESEIQKQELYFIK
- a CDS encoding DinB family protein, yielding MKDYIIKQFDYHVWANARIFDRLKELPASIYQEEIQSVFLSIKDTLVHIYIVDQVWLHILNGKSMSKAIQGREQLQKQIETKTMDELEILFSDVAKQYKEFLNEQKDVSEVFVIENPYVGKLETSKLELVQHVVNHGTYHRGNITAMIRQLGYTSTMTDFVLYLHSVQKGL
- a CDS encoding S8 family peptidase; amino-acid sequence: MKNKIIVFLSVFSFIFGAFFFDTNTSSAETTSTDYVPNQLIVKFKQNTSLGDVQSFHKSVGTNVLSKDDKLGFEVVQFTKGTVKEKIKSYKNNPDVEYAEPNYYVHAFWTPNDPYFKNQYGLQKIQAPQAWDSQRSDPGVKVAIIDTGVQGSHPDLASKVIYGHDYVDNDSASDDGNGHGTHCAGITGALTNNNVGIAGVAPQTSIYAVRVLDNQGSGTLDAVAQGIREAADSGAKVISLSLGAPNGGTSLQQAVQYAWNKGAVIVAAAGNAGNTKANYPAYYNEVIAVASTDQSDRKSSFSTYGSWVDVAAPGSNIYSTYKGSAYQSLSGTSMATPHVAGVAALLANQGYNNTQIRQIIETTSDKISGTGTYWKNGRVNAYKAVQYAKQLQENKAS
- a CDS encoding alanine/glycine:cation symporter family protein → METVSKVLEQINQYVWGLPTLFLLVGTGIILTVRLKGLQFSKLLYAHKLAFKKSEDTSSSGDISHFQALMTAMAATIGMGNIAGVATAVTIGGPGAIFWMWITALFGMATKYAEAILAVKYRVSNENGEYAGGPMYYLERGLEKKWLAILFAIFGTTASFGIGNMVQSNSVAEAMRINFSFPPSLTGILMSFLIAIVILGGVKKIGKVTGIVVPIKAFFYIIAGLIIIFYHFDQIPEAFSLIFSGAFQGTAAAGGFIGATVASAIQIGMARGVFANEAGLGSAPIAAAAAKTDSPAKQALVSMTGTFLDTFIVCTITGLVLITTGAWKSGKTGVEATTLAFQSVFGTAGSMILGVAIILFAYSTILGWSYYGEKCVAYLFGEGAVRYYKAIFIIMIAIGANLKLGIVWTFADIANGLMAIPNLIGLIGLSGIVVAETNRFLQAEKLKELNKKHVS
- a CDS encoding PhzF family phenazine biosynthesis protein, translating into MQLTAKEINFAETTFILSGKQRNSGYDVRIFTPNEEIPYAGHSALGTAFVLRKEILQDNAMENVILHFLGGSVEVNFHDEKSLLWMKQNEPKFGVKIDRYVMADILNVDVSQIDCQYPIQEVSTGLPVILVPLKSLVVAKEVQINKEKYFDLIEKITAKGIMVFTSETYEEVNDLNVRDFAEYYGIPEDAATGSSNGCLAEYLVKYRYFGIDKINMRVEQGYEIKRPSLLYKHAEEVGDKIDVFCKRKSGKYCEREMDRIIRGNENVIKNNIL
- a CDS encoding DUF4937 domain-containing protein, with amino-acid sequence MLLKTIFCKVEKEKRDLFSNAQEKWCDLRHLEGFHGQFGGWDEDEACVFSVWESMHTYQAFMNGVHDTIFLNSNQEDTYVSCEIEKFQTLYDITSISFMDAVAKGSFVRITICDVKNGNEQHFLHVQETIWNKGMENVEGMLGGVVGRSITNSNRYIVLSYWQGKMAHQRYVKEIFPALYKLANVKEYVENINGKQVICNEEWSIVGLK
- a CDS encoding VOC family protein yields the protein MSKVLRFELQVPNPEEAIKFYTNSFGWKFEKMPGPQDYWFIITGENDRAGIDGGLMKSPDGVTRTTNSIEVPSIDEYIKKVTENGGQVVVSKTAVPNMGYFAYCLDNQGLLFGISEANTEA